A single genomic interval of Novosphingobium ginsenosidimutans harbors:
- a CDS encoding cytochrome c, with translation MKTARIIALAALATTAFAVQAESKPAKQTKPAAVSAPTAEDIVAARQAAMVMSVGATSAMRSAAANGTPVKNLAFVASGVAKWGATLPAMFAPSTAKVPSRAKAEIWTDQAGFAAKAKDFADATAALAAAAKADDKEAFTAALASTQAACKGCHDTFQAPPPAAKAG, from the coding sequence ATGAAGACTGCCCGGATCATTGCCCTTGCCGCGCTGGCCACCACGGCCTTTGCCGTCCAGGCTGAGTCCAAGCCCGCCAAGCAGACCAAGCCGGCAGCAGTCTCCGCACCGACGGCCGAGGACATCGTCGCCGCGCGCCAGGCCGCCATGGTCATGTCGGTCGGCGCGACCAGCGCGATGCGGTCGGCCGCGGCCAATGGCACGCCGGTCAAGAACCTGGCCTTTGTCGCCAGCGGCGTCGCCAAGTGGGGCGCTACCCTGCCCGCGATGTTCGCCCCCAGCACGGCCAAGGTGCCGAGCCGCGCCAAGGCCGAGATCTGGACCGACCAGGCCGGCTTCGCCGCCAAGGCCAAGGATTTCGCTGATGCAACTGCGGCCTTGGCCGCTGCCGCCAAGGCCGATGACAAAGAGGCCTTCACCGCCGCCCTTGCCAGCACCCAAGCAGCGTGCAAGGGCTGCCACGACACTTTCCAGGCACCTCCGCCCGCCGCCAAAGCCGGCTGA
- a CDS encoding NADPH:quinone oxidoreductase family protein, which produces MKALRSHAIGGPESLTLDELESPIPGPGQVRIKVKACSINYPDVLIIKDMYQFKPARPFAPGGELAGVVDAVGEGVTQWKAGDRVIAMMGNGGLATEVLADAARLFPLPDGVSFETGASLLMTYGTNMHGLLDRGHLKAGDTLLVLGAAGGVGLSAVELGKAYGAKVIAAVSTEEKAAVAREHGADDVVIYPRAPFDKNQSKALAEAFKAACGPEGANVIYDIVGGDYSEPALRSIAWEGRFCVVGFPAGIARLPLNLTLLKSCDVCGVFWGAFTARDPAANAKHIAKLFDLLKEGKINPRVSATFPLERGGEAISLLESRAAIGKVVVTMD; this is translated from the coding sequence ATGAAGGCCCTTCGCAGCCACGCCATTGGCGGACCGGAATCCCTGACCCTTGACGAGCTGGAAAGCCCGATCCCCGGCCCCGGCCAAGTACGGATCAAGGTCAAGGCCTGCTCGATCAACTATCCCGACGTGCTGATCATCAAGGACATGTACCAGTTCAAGCCGGCGCGGCCGTTCGCCCCGGGCGGTGAGCTGGCCGGCGTGGTCGACGCAGTTGGCGAAGGCGTGACGCAGTGGAAGGCGGGCGACCGCGTGATCGCAATGATGGGCAACGGCGGGCTGGCCACCGAAGTCCTGGCCGATGCGGCGCGGCTGTTCCCGCTGCCCGATGGCGTCTCGTTCGAAACCGGCGCCTCGCTGCTGATGACCTATGGCACCAACATGCATGGCCTGCTCGATCGCGGGCACCTGAAGGCGGGCGACACCCTGCTGGTGCTGGGCGCGGCTGGCGGCGTAGGCCTTTCGGCCGTCGAACTGGGCAAGGCCTATGGCGCCAAGGTGATCGCCGCGGTTTCGACCGAGGAAAAGGCCGCTGTCGCGCGCGAACACGGCGCCGACGACGTGGTGATCTATCCCCGCGCGCCGTTCGACAAGAACCAGTCCAAGGCCCTGGCCGAAGCCTTCAAGGCCGCCTGCGGCCCCGAAGGCGCCAACGTGATCTATGACATCGTCGGCGGGGACTATTCCGAACCGGCGCTGCGCTCGATCGCCTGGGAAGGCCGGTTCTGCGTGGTCGGCTTCCCGGCCGGGATTGCTCGCCTGCCGCTCAACCTGACCCTGCTGAAGAGCTGCGATGTCTGCGGCGTGTTCTGGGGCGCCTTCACCGCCCGCGATCCGGCAGCCAATGCCAAGCACATCGCCAAGCTGTTCGATCTGCTCAAGGAAGGGAAGATCAATCCGCGCGTTTCGGCGACTTTCCCGCTGGAGCGTGGCGGCGAGGCGATCAGCCTGCTCGAATCGCGTGCAGCGATCGGCAAGGTCGTGGTAACAATGGACTGA
- the leuD gene encoding 3-isopropylmalate dehydratase small subunit produces the protein MEPIKQVEGRAIPFGRKNVDTDVIVPSKWLKTITREGLGKGAFESLRQDPDNLFDCAEFKGSPILIAGDNFGCGSSREHAAWALLDLGITCVIAPSFSDIFSGNAFKNGILTVVLPQDQVDRLLEVAKTDPIAIDLETQTVTTPFQDRFTFEIDPFRKHCLLNGLDEVGLTLARDAAISTYEQKHRAELPWLAAGTGVAA, from the coding sequence ATGGAACCGATCAAGCAGGTGGAAGGGCGCGCGATTCCGTTCGGGCGCAAGAATGTCGATACCGACGTGATCGTGCCGTCGAAGTGGCTCAAGACGATCACCCGCGAAGGGCTGGGCAAGGGCGCGTTTGAATCACTGCGCCAGGATCCGGACAACCTGTTTGACTGCGCCGAGTTCAAGGGCTCACCCATTCTGATCGCAGGCGACAACTTCGGCTGCGGCTCCAGCCGCGAGCATGCTGCCTGGGCGCTGCTGGACCTTGGCATCACCTGTGTCATCGCGCCGAGCTTTTCAGACATCTTCTCGGGCAATGCCTTCAAGAACGGCATCCTGACTGTGGTCCTGCCGCAGGACCAGGTCGACCGGCTGCTCGAAGTGGCGAAGACCGACCCAATCGCGATCGATCTGGAAACGCAGACCGTCACCACCCCCTTCCAGGATCGCTTCACTTTCGAAATCGATCCCTTCCGCAAGCATTGCCTCTTGAACGGCCTCGATGAGGTCGGCCTGACCCTGGCGCGTGATGCGGCGATCAGCACGTATGAACAAAAACACCGCGCGGAGCTGCCCTGGCTCGCCGCGGGAACGGGAGTAGCAGCATGA
- a CDS encoding FAD-dependent oxidoreductase, whose product MGITRRQAVAATGASLLAGALAGGRAQAADSRTTADVAVVGAGVFGAWTAWHLKQRGLKVALLEAYAPGNARSSSGGESRVIRVSYGDDPLYSGMARDSLAAWAALSAKQTLPLLHRTGVLWFSPAGDEYMARSMAWLKANGIAHLAGDTAWLRARYPQITFKDGESGFLEDASGALIAGRGVQTVVADAGLTPLRVQADLPERLSDGTLRVGGVLARSVVYACGPWLPKLFPDLLGGRIVATRQEVYHFGPAAGDGRFSPPALPVWADFNAGDIVYGFPGLEGQGFKIAFDRHGAEVDPDTQDRRVSSEGVDAARAYLAQRFPGLAAAPLVHSRVCQYENSSNGDFLIDRLPGFDRVWLVGGGSGHGFKHGPAVGALVARHVVDSALPVEPRFSLASKQKVQKRTVY is encoded by the coding sequence ATGGGGATCACACGCAGGCAGGCGGTTGCAGCAACCGGGGCAAGCCTGCTGGCCGGGGCACTGGCCGGCGGCAGGGCGCAGGCGGCGGATAGCCGGACCACCGCCGATGTCGCCGTGGTCGGTGCCGGGGTGTTCGGCGCCTGGACCGCCTGGCACCTCAAACAGCGCGGGCTCAAGGTGGCGCTGTTGGAAGCATACGCGCCGGGCAATGCCCGCTCGTCATCCGGCGGGGAGAGCCGGGTGATCCGCGTCTCCTATGGCGACGATCCGCTCTATTCCGGCATGGCGCGGGATTCGCTGGCGGCCTGGGCGGCGCTGTCCGCGAAGCAGACGCTGCCGCTGCTCCACCGCACCGGGGTGCTGTGGTTCTCCCCCGCCGGGGACGAATACATGGCGCGGTCGATGGCTTGGTTGAAAGCCAACGGCATTGCCCATCTGGCGGGCGACACCGCCTGGCTGCGGGCGCGCTATCCGCAGATCACCTTCAAGGATGGCGAAAGCGGGTTCCTGGAGGACGCCAGCGGCGCGCTGATTGCGGGGCGCGGGGTGCAGACCGTGGTGGCTGATGCCGGCCTCACGCCGTTGCGGGTGCAGGCCGACCTGCCAGAGCGCCTGTCCGACGGCACACTGCGGGTTGGCGGAGTGTTGGCGCGCTCGGTGGTCTATGCCTGCGGGCCATGGCTGCCCAAGCTGTTTCCGGACCTCTTGGGCGGACGGATCGTGGCGACCCGGCAGGAAGTCTATCACTTCGGCCCGGCGGCGGGCGATGGCCGTTTCTCCCCGCCCGCCTTGCCGGTCTGGGCCGATTTCAACGCCGGGGACATTGTCTATGGCTTTCCGGGGCTGGAAGGGCAGGGCTTCAAGATCGCCTTCGATCGCCACGGGGCAGAGGTTGACCCGGATACGCAGGACCGCCGCGTATCCAGCGAAGGGGTCGATGCGGCGCGCGCCTATCTCGCCCAGCGCTTCCCCGGTCTGGCCGCTGCGCCCCTGGTCCACAGCCGCGTCTGCCAGTATGAGAACAGCTCCAACGGCGATTTCCTGATCGACCGGCTGCCAGGCTTTGACCGGGTCTGGCTGGTCGGCGGCGGCTCGGGCCATGGCTTCAAGCATGGCCCGGCGGTCGGCGCGCTGGTGGCACGGCACGTGGTAGATAGTGCACTGCCGGTGGAGCCGCGCTTCAGCCTGGCGAGTAAGCAGAAGGTCCAGAAGCGGACCGTTTATTAG
- the leuC gene encoding 3-isopropylmalate dehydratase large subunit → MTAQPRTLYQKIWDAHTVETRDDGTALIFIDRHLVHEVTSPQAFEALRVAGRKVRRPDLTLAVPDHNLPTTARRTASGARVPIADLESAAQLEALEKNAPAFGIRYIGDADVEQGIVHVVGPEQGFSLPGATIVCGDSHTACHGGLGALAFGIGTSEVEHVLATQTLLLKQSKTMEVRVEGDLAPSVSPKDLILHIIGVVGTAGGTGHVMEYRGKVFEEMSIEGRLTVCNMSIEAGARAGLIAPDEKTFAFLKGRPYAPKGADWDAAVAWWKSLATDPGATYDKSVTIQAADVQPTVTWGTSPEDVVAIGGVVPDPSSFAEPSKQDAARASLEYMGLEPGQRMDEIEIQNVFIGSCTNSRIEDLRAAAAVLKGKTKAPNVRWGIVVPGSGLVKRQAEEEGLDKIFTAAGLEWREPGCSACLGMNPDKIPAGERCASTSNRNFVGRQGPGARTHLVSPAMAAAAAVTGRLTDVRKL, encoded by the coding sequence ATGACCGCACAGCCCCGCACCCTTTACCAGAAGATCTGGGACGCCCACACCGTCGAAACCCGTGACGATGGCACGGCGCTGATCTTCATCGATCGCCACCTCGTCCACGAAGTGACCAGCCCGCAGGCGTTTGAGGCGCTGCGCGTGGCGGGCCGCAAGGTGCGCCGGCCGGACCTGACCCTGGCAGTCCCCGATCACAACTTGCCAACCACCGCCCGCCGCACGGCCAGCGGTGCGCGCGTGCCGATTGCCGATCTGGAAAGCGCGGCGCAGCTTGAAGCGTTGGAAAAAAACGCGCCCGCCTTTGGCATCCGCTATATCGGCGATGCCGATGTCGAGCAGGGCATCGTCCACGTGGTTGGCCCGGAACAGGGCTTCTCGCTGCCCGGTGCCACCATCGTCTGCGGCGATAGCCATACCGCCTGCCACGGCGGCCTGGGCGCGCTGGCCTTTGGCATCGGCACCAGCGAGGTCGAGCATGTGCTGGCCACGCAGACCCTGCTGCTCAAGCAATCGAAGACCATGGAAGTGCGGGTTGAGGGCGATCTCGCCCCCAGCGTCAGCCCCAAGGACCTGATCCTGCACATCATCGGCGTGGTCGGCACGGCCGGCGGCACCGGGCACGTGATGGAATACCGCGGCAAGGTGTTCGAGGAGATGTCGATCGAAGGCCGCCTGACCGTCTGCAACATGAGCATCGAAGCAGGTGCCCGCGCCGGCCTGATCGCTCCGGACGAGAAGACCTTCGCCTTCCTCAAGGGCCGCCCCTATGCGCCCAAGGGCGCCGACTGGGACGCCGCCGTCGCCTGGTGGAAGAGCCTGGCGACCGATCCGGGCGCGACTTACGACAAGTCGGTCACGATCCAGGCCGCCGATGTCCAGCCGACCGTCACCTGGGGCACCAGCCCCGAAGACGTGGTCGCAATTGGCGGCGTGGTGCCCGATCCGTCGAGCTTTGCCGAACCCTCCAAGCAGGACGCCGCCCGCGCCAGCCTGGAATACATGGGGCTCGAACCCGGCCAGCGGATGGATGAGATCGAAATCCAGAACGTCTTCATCGGTTCGTGCACCAACAGCCGGATCGAAGACCTGCGCGCCGCCGCTGCGGTGCTGAAGGGCAAGACCAAGGCGCCAAACGTGCGCTGGGGGATCGTCGTTCCGGGTTCTGGCCTGGTCAAGCGCCAGGCCGAGGAAGAGGGTCTGGACAAGATCTTTACCGCCGCCGGCCTCGAATGGCGCGAACCGGGTTGCTCGGCCTGCCTTGGCATGAACCCGGACAAGATCCCGGCCGGCGAACGCTGCGCATCCACCAGCAACCGCAACTTCGTCGGCCGCCAGGGCCCGGGAGCGCGGACGCATCTGGTCTCGCCCGCCATGGCCGCCGCTGCGGCGGTGACCGGGCGGCTGACGGACGTGCGGAAGCTCTAA
- a CDS encoding sterol desaturase family protein, whose translation MHPLAAIAIVIATVAAMEWVAWASHKYIMHGWGWGWHRDHHEPHDNTFEKNDLYAVVGAAMSISMFALSSPLIMGADAWAPGLWIGLGILFYGIIYTLVHDGLVHQRYFRWVPKHGYLKRLVQAHKLHHATIGKEGGVSFGFVLARDPAKLKQELKAQREAGIAIVRDSQLT comes from the coding sequence ATGCATCCGCTTGCTGCCATCGCCATTGTCATTGCCACGGTCGCCGCCATGGAATGGGTCGCCTGGGCGAGCCACAAGTACATCATGCACGGCTGGGGCTGGGGCTGGCACCGCGACCACCACGAACCGCACGACAACACCTTTGAAAAGAACGACCTCTACGCCGTGGTCGGCGCGGCCATGTCGATCTCGATGTTCGCGCTCAGCAGCCCGCTGATCATGGGTGCCGATGCCTGGGCGCCGGGGCTGTGGATTGGCCTGGGGATCCTGTTCTACGGCATCATCTATACGCTGGTGCACGATGGCCTGGTCCACCAGCGCTATTTCCGCTGGGTGCCCAAGCACGGCTACCTCAAGCGGCTGGTCCAGGCGCACAAGCTGCACCATGCGACCATCGGCAAGGAAGGCGGGGTAAGCTTCGGCTTCGTCCTGGCGCGCGATCCGGCCAAGCTGAAGCAGGAACTGAAAGCCCAGCGCGAGGCCGGGATTGCGATTGTGCGCGACAGCCAATTGACCTAG
- a CDS encoding DUF3500 domain-containing protein: MNRFTTAIAFCAAALALPGTALAHPAAVHSSAGSAARAAAMSDAATRFVATLDPAQRKKFIRALDDNAARTDWSNLPATAYPRTALALSELSDVQRVALHDLMAAAMSGEGYGEAATIMWIDDILHGIEAANLPNVPAERRAAAERGVAARGSGNYWISLFGEPGSRSWAWMINGHHFAANFTVVDGRIAFTPLFLGANPQIVRQGPYAGWRVLDHEIAGGFALIAALDPDQRKAALAGAAVDPAQFTGKGKKDKPQLPVGIAANRLSPAQRERLMALVEEFVGFANREAAAAQIAAIRADGPAKLHFAWWGSSDDRTKRFMYRIAGPSILIEYVREPQADGSGANHVHAIVRDPRNDYGEDWLARHYSEAPHP; the protein is encoded by the coding sequence ATGAACAGGTTCACGACAGCAATTGCCTTTTGTGCGGCGGCCTTGGCGTTGCCCGGCACCGCACTTGCGCATCCGGCGGCCGTTCATTCAAGCGCAGGTAGCGCTGCCCGTGCCGCGGCCATGAGTGATGCAGCAACGCGGTTTGTCGCGACGCTTGATCCGGCACAGCGCAAGAAGTTCATCCGCGCGCTTGATGACAATGCCGCGCGAACGGACTGGAGCAACCTGCCCGCGACGGCCTATCCCCGAACCGCGCTGGCGCTAAGCGAACTTAGCGATGTCCAGCGGGTGGCACTGCACGACTTGATGGCCGCCGCGATGAGCGGTGAGGGCTATGGTGAAGCCGCAACGATCATGTGGATCGACGATATTCTACACGGGATCGAAGCCGCCAATCTGCCTAACGTCCCAGCCGAGCGCCGTGCAGCGGCCGAGCGTGGGGTCGCTGCTCGGGGCTCTGGCAATTACTGGATCAGCCTGTTCGGCGAACCGGGGTCGCGCAGCTGGGCCTGGATGATCAACGGCCATCACTTTGCTGCAAACTTCACCGTTGTTGATGGGCGCATCGCCTTTACACCCTTGTTCCTGGGCGCCAATCCGCAGATCGTAAGGCAAGGCCCCTATGCCGGCTGGCGCGTGCTGGATCACGAGATCGCCGGCGGCTTTGCATTGATCGCTGCGCTCGATCCGGATCAGCGCAAAGCGGCGCTGGCCGGGGCGGCAGTCGATCCGGCGCAGTTCACGGGCAAGGGTAAGAAGGACAAACCGCAACTACCAGTTGGGATTGCCGCCAATCGCCTTTCACCGGCTCAGCGCGAGCGCCTGATGGCGCTGGTCGAAGAATTCGTTGGCTTTGCTAACCGTGAGGCCGCTGCCGCGCAGATCGCGGCGATCCGGGCCGACGGACCGGCCAAGCTGCACTTTGCCTGGTGGGGCTCGTCCGACGATCGTACCAAACGGTTCATGTACCGGATTGCTGGGCCGTCGATCCTGATCGAATATGTCCGTGAACCACAGGCCGATGGTTCAGGAGCCAACCACGTTCACGCGATCGTCCGTGATCCGCGCAACGACTATGGCGAAGACTGGTTGGCCCGCCACTATAGCGAAGCGCCGCACCCCTAG
- a CDS encoding YbaN family protein, producing the protein MIARPLYMAGGFIALALGAIGVALPIMPTVPFLLLAAFCFARSHPEWAQRLYEHPTYGPGLRDWRDRSAISRKAKVSAILAMTAGVGFTWLTVGFPYVWISLAVLTIAGSWIWTRAE; encoded by the coding sequence GTGATCGCGCGCCCGCTTTACATGGCGGGGGGCTTCATCGCCCTGGCACTGGGGGCGATCGGGGTGGCCCTGCCGATCATGCCGACCGTGCCGTTCCTGCTGCTGGCGGCCTTTTGCTTTGCCCGCAGCCATCCGGAGTGGGCACAGCGACTTTACGAACATCCCACTTACGGCCCGGGCTTGCGCGACTGGCGCGATCGCAGCGCAATCAGCCGCAAGGCAAAGGTATCAGCTATCCTGGCGATGACCGCCGGGGTTGGTTTTACCTGGCTGACCGTGGGCTTTCCCTATGTGTGGATTTCGCTGGCCGTCCTGACCATTGCCGGCAGCTGGATCTGGACCCGCGCGGAATAG
- a CDS encoding SufE family protein: MRSLTDILDEYEFLEGDERYRLLIELGRELEPMPDALKTDATLVRGCSASVWVYPTRTDEGRLHFLADSNAAITKGIIALVLSAVQDQPPAAVAAMDMAAALEPFDLRNQLSSNRTQGIPNMIALIQDTASRYTGA, encoded by the coding sequence ATGCGCAGCCTGACCGACATCCTTGATGAGTATGAGTTCCTGGAAGGCGATGAACGCTATCGCCTGCTGATCGAGCTGGGGCGCGAGCTGGAGCCGATGCCCGATGCATTGAAGACCGACGCCACGCTGGTGCGTGGCTGTTCGGCTTCGGTCTGGGTCTATCCCACCCGCACAGATGAAGGCCGGCTGCACTTCCTGGCTGACAGCAACGCCGCGATCACCAAGGGGATCATCGCCCTGGTGCTGTCCGCCGTGCAGGACCAACCGCCCGCCGCAGTGGCCGCCATGGATATGGCCGCAGCGCTTGAACCCTTTGATCTGAGGAACCAACTCAGTTCCAACCGGACGCAAGGGATTCCCAACATGATCGCGCTGATTCAGGATACCGCCAGCCGCTATACGGGCGCCTGA